One genomic region from Jiangella sp. DSM 45060 encodes:
- a CDS encoding DUF4185 domain-containing protein: MAAVGRRAVLLGGAAAVAGWSGLTPGGRPRATAATALPATAEHPLTSTFFATASIPYRRELTTASDGDLWPAAWADDGALYAANGDGRGFSDQPWSDIVVNRVDGTPATGISGERLAAGDQVAPIWGDPARFNRKPTGLVAVDGDGDGRDELYLAVQDLRHGDGAFDEAPTATIVRSADYGRTWQWDAAPMFTDHVFTTVFFLDFGQSNGGAAALGPENAGYVYAYALDRNWRDSFTGIVADPLDLWLARVPAGAVTDRSAWRFFAGLDGDRPRWSADLDARVTVLHDERRVYPGVVTPDGNSVLSQGCVVYNPALGRYLYLSWTEHTFEFYEAPAPWGPWRLFLHKDFGPYPWWGDDPGSPGPKNGGYATVAPSKFISADGRELWVQANWFVGVGHPPNTYQFSLRRLRLEPYEPTAPANPRDPGRNLARAEPGAVVTDTTSHYGHDAYLADGRTDLGEDSWNGQAKETDWWGYTWPRSLHVNRVVYTSGQIFPDGGWFGGAPRVQVRRDHEWHDVTGLAVDPPYPTDATAGPFRTFTFGFDDTWGDGVRLIGPPGGAARFTSVAELGVFYG; this comes from the coding sequence GTGGCCGCGGTCGGCCGCCGGGCCGTGCTGCTCGGCGGCGCCGCGGCGGTGGCCGGCTGGTCCGGGCTGACCCCCGGCGGCCGGCCGCGCGCGACGGCGGCCACCGCCTTGCCCGCAACCGCGGAACACCCGCTCACCAGCACGTTCTTCGCCACCGCGAGCATCCCGTACCGGCGCGAGCTGACCACCGCCAGCGACGGCGACCTGTGGCCGGCTGCCTGGGCCGACGACGGCGCGCTGTACGCGGCCAACGGCGACGGCCGCGGGTTCTCCGACCAGCCGTGGTCGGACATCGTCGTCAACCGCGTCGACGGCACCCCGGCCACCGGTATCAGCGGCGAGCGGCTGGCCGCCGGCGACCAGGTGGCGCCGATCTGGGGCGACCCGGCCCGGTTCAACCGCAAGCCCACCGGCCTGGTGGCCGTCGACGGTGACGGCGACGGCCGCGACGAGCTGTACCTCGCCGTCCAGGACCTCCGCCACGGCGACGGCGCGTTCGACGAGGCGCCGACGGCCACCATCGTGCGGTCTGCCGACTACGGCCGCACCTGGCAGTGGGACGCCGCGCCGATGTTCACCGATCACGTGTTCACGACGGTGTTCTTCCTCGACTTCGGGCAGAGCAACGGCGGAGCCGCGGCGCTCGGGCCGGAGAACGCCGGGTACGTCTACGCGTACGCGCTGGACCGGAACTGGCGCGACTCGTTCACCGGCATCGTCGCCGACCCGCTGGACCTCTGGCTGGCCCGCGTGCCCGCCGGCGCGGTCACCGACCGGTCGGCGTGGCGGTTCTTCGCCGGGCTCGACGGCGACCGGCCGCGGTGGAGCGCGGACCTCGACGCCCGTGTCACCGTCCTGCACGACGAGCGCCGGGTCTACCCCGGCGTCGTCACCCCGGACGGCAACTCGGTGCTGTCGCAGGGCTGCGTCGTGTACAACCCGGCGCTCGGCCGGTACCTGTACCTGTCGTGGACCGAGCACACCTTCGAGTTCTACGAGGCGCCGGCGCCGTGGGGTCCGTGGCGGCTGTTCCTGCACAAGGACTTCGGTCCGTATCCGTGGTGGGGCGACGACCCCGGCTCGCCCGGACCGAAGAACGGCGGCTACGCGACCGTCGCGCCGTCGAAGTTCATCAGCGCCGACGGCCGGGAGCTGTGGGTGCAGGCCAACTGGTTCGTCGGCGTCGGCCACCCGCCGAACACGTACCAGTTCTCGCTGCGCCGGCTCCGCCTCGAGCCGTACGAGCCGACGGCGCCGGCCAACCCGCGCGATCCCGGCCGCAACCTGGCCCGCGCCGAGCCGGGCGCCGTCGTCACCGACACCACCTCGCACTACGGGCACGACGCCTACCTCGCCGACGGCCGCACCGACCTCGGCGAGGACAGCTGGAACGGCCAGGCCAAGGAGACCGACTGGTGGGGGTACACCTGGCCGCGGTCGCTGCACGTCAACCGGGTCGTCTACACGTCGGGGCAGATCTTCCCCGACGGCGGCTGGTTCGGCGGCGCCCCGCGGGTCCAGGTGCGGCGCGACCACGAATGGCACGACGTCACCGGCCTCGCCGTCGACCCGCCCTACCCCACCGACGCCACCGCCGGCCCGTTCCGCACGTTCACGTTCGGCTTCGACGACACGTGGGGCGACGGCGTGCGGCTGATCGGGCCTCCTGGCGGCGCCGCGCGCTTCACGTCCGTCGCCGAGCTGGGGGTGTTCTACGGATAA
- a CDS encoding LacI family DNA-binding transcriptional regulator translates to MVTIYDVARHAGVSAATVSRVLNGHTQVDPALAERVTSSVAELGYRRNAVARNLRRSRTTLWAVIISDVENPFFTAMVRGVEDIALAEGYSVVLCNSDENPEKESNYIAAALTEQMAGVIISPSSNRVDDVKLLLDAGCPVVVIDRELQGPRTDTVLVDNEHGAELATTHLVEQGYRRIACIGGPRWLSTATSRHDGYKRALAAAGLPLDPALVRFADFRERGGYEAMASLLDDGAEPDALFAANNLMTVGALECLVQRRQAIPSDIAVVGFDSIPWADLIRPTLTTVAQPAYDVGRQAGQLLTRRLTKPDADVTRVVLPTELQVRASSIRQA, encoded by the coding sequence GTGGTGACCATCTACGACGTCGCGCGGCATGCCGGCGTCTCCGCGGCCACGGTGTCCCGGGTGCTCAACGGGCACACCCAGGTCGACCCCGCGCTCGCGGAGCGGGTCACGTCGTCCGTCGCCGAGCTGGGCTATCGGCGCAACGCCGTGGCACGCAACCTGCGCCGCAGCCGCACCACGCTGTGGGCGGTGATCATCTCCGATGTCGAGAACCCGTTCTTCACCGCCATGGTCCGCGGCGTCGAGGACATCGCGCTGGCCGAGGGGTACTCCGTCGTGCTCTGCAACAGCGACGAGAACCCCGAGAAGGAGTCGAACTACATCGCCGCCGCGCTCACCGAGCAGATGGCCGGCGTCATCATCTCGCCGTCGTCCAACCGCGTCGACGACGTCAAACTGCTGCTCGACGCCGGTTGCCCGGTGGTCGTCATCGACCGCGAGCTGCAGGGACCACGCACCGACACCGTCCTCGTCGACAACGAGCACGGCGCCGAACTGGCCACCACGCACCTCGTCGAGCAGGGCTACCGGCGCATCGCCTGCATCGGCGGGCCGCGCTGGCTCAGCACCGCCACGTCGCGCCACGACGGCTACAAGCGGGCGCTCGCGGCCGCCGGCCTGCCGCTCGACCCCGCGTTGGTGCGGTTCGCCGACTTCCGCGAGCGCGGCGGCTACGAGGCCATGGCGTCGCTGCTCGACGACGGCGCCGAGCCCGACGCACTGTTCGCGGCGAACAACCTCATGACGGTCGGCGCGCTGGAATGCCTGGTGCAGCGGCGGCAGGCCATCCCGTCCGACATCGCCGTCGTCGGGTTCGACTCCATCCCGTGGGCCGACCTCATCCGGCCCACCCTGACGACCGTGGCGCAGCCGGCGTACGACGTCGGCCGGCAGGCGGGTCAGCTGCTCACCCGGCGGCTGACCAAGCCCGACGCCGACGTCACCCGCGTCGTCCTGCCCACCGAGCTGCAGGTGCGGGCCAGCTCGATCCGGCAGGCCTGA
- a CDS encoding DUF4185 domain-containing protein, protein MRLLPPAAAGASLLLVAALTSSAAEPEPGVTVAPGEPIALLTGAGSINETDVRYQVHATDLGIMWDDGDGSVLMAFGDTYGEGWGGNGAGPREADWRCNVLAASSDRDLADGMTFDTMVQDRPGHAGQLLDCLQQNEVEETVIPTAGIAVDGRSYLHYMSVHHWGPAGTWFTNHSGIAWSDDGGRTWTKDPDAVWPNTPEWDNDFQLTAFARHGGHVYLFGTPNGRWGDAHLARVPAGGVLDKDAYRYWDDSGWTRSETAAAPVAEGPIGELSVQYNEYTGRWLMTYLDESRAQIVLRDAPRPTGPWGDEQVLVDGAEYPALYGGFMHPWSSGPDLYFALTQWGPYNVTLMRSTLTRQ, encoded by the coding sequence GTGCGACTGCTACCCCCGGCCGCCGCCGGCGCGAGCCTGCTGCTCGTCGCCGCCCTCACCTCCTCCGCCGCCGAGCCCGAGCCGGGCGTCACGGTGGCACCGGGCGAGCCGATCGCCCTGCTGACCGGCGCGGGCTCGATCAACGAGACCGACGTGCGCTACCAGGTGCACGCCACCGACCTCGGGATCATGTGGGACGACGGCGACGGCTCGGTGCTGATGGCCTTCGGCGACACCTACGGCGAGGGCTGGGGCGGCAACGGCGCCGGGCCGCGCGAGGCGGACTGGCGGTGCAACGTGCTGGCGGCGTCGTCGGACCGCGACCTCGCCGACGGCATGACGTTCGACACGATGGTGCAGGACCGGCCCGGCCACGCCGGCCAGCTGCTGGACTGCCTGCAGCAGAACGAGGTCGAGGAGACGGTCATCCCGACGGCCGGCATCGCCGTCGACGGCCGCAGCTACCTGCACTACATGTCGGTGCACCACTGGGGACCGGCCGGCACGTGGTTCACCAACCACTCCGGCATCGCCTGGTCCGACGACGGCGGCCGGACGTGGACGAAGGACCCCGACGCCGTCTGGCCGAACACGCCGGAGTGGGACAACGACTTCCAGCTGACGGCGTTCGCCCGCCACGGCGGCCACGTCTACCTGTTCGGCACGCCCAACGGCCGCTGGGGCGACGCGCACCTGGCCCGGGTGCCGGCGGGCGGCGTGCTGGACAAGGACGCCTACCGCTACTGGGACGACTCCGGCTGGACGCGCTCGGAGACCGCCGCCGCGCCCGTCGCCGAGGGCCCGATCGGCGAGCTGTCGGTGCAGTACAACGAGTACACCGGCCGCTGGCTGATGACCTACCTCGACGAGTCGCGGGCCCAGATCGTCCTGCGCGACGCGCCCCGGCCGACCGGCCCCTGGGGCGACGAACAGGTGCTCGTCGACGGCGCCGAGTACCCGGCGCTGTACGGCGGGTTCATGCACCCGTGGTCCAGCGGCCCGGACCTCTACTTCGCGCTCACCCAGTGGGGTCCGTACAACGTGACCCTGATGCGTTCGACGCTCACGCGGCAGTGA
- a CDS encoding NADP-dependent isocitrate dehydrogenase, which produces MAKIKVAGPVVELDGDEMTRIIWSFIKDRLIHPYLDIDLRYFDLGIEHRDATDDQVTIDAANAIKEHGVGVKCATITPDEARVEEFGLKKMWVSPNGTIRNILGGVVFREPIIISNIPRLVPGWTKPIIIGRHAHGDQYKATNFKVPGAGELTITFTPADGSEPIQHVVANYGDDGGVAMGMYNFNKSIEDFARASFSYGLQRGYPVYMSTKNTILKAYDGAFKDIFADVFEREFKADFEQAGLTYEHRLIDDMVAAAMKWEGGYVWACKNYDGDVQSDTVAQGFGSLGLMTSVLMTPDGKTVEAEAAHGTVTRHYRQHQAGKPTSTNPIASIFAWTGGLKHRGKLDNTPEVTGFAETLEDVIVKTVESGVMTKDLALLVGPEQEWKTTEDFLGALDENLAKRLV; this is translated from the coding sequence ATGGCGAAGATCAAGGTAGCCGGGCCCGTCGTCGAGCTCGACGGCGACGAGATGACGCGGATCATCTGGTCGTTCATCAAGGATCGCCTGATCCATCCGTACCTCGACATCGACCTGCGCTACTTCGACCTCGGCATCGAACACCGCGACGCCACCGACGACCAGGTCACCATCGACGCCGCCAACGCCATCAAGGAGCACGGCGTCGGCGTCAAGTGCGCCACCATCACGCCCGACGAGGCGCGGGTCGAGGAGTTCGGCCTGAAGAAGATGTGGGTCTCGCCCAACGGCACGATCCGCAACATCCTCGGCGGCGTGGTGTTCCGCGAGCCGATCATCATCTCCAACATCCCGCGGCTGGTGCCGGGCTGGACCAAGCCGATCATCATCGGCCGTCACGCGCACGGCGACCAGTACAAGGCCACCAACTTCAAGGTGCCCGGCGCCGGCGAGCTGACCATCACGTTCACGCCGGCCGACGGCTCCGAGCCGATCCAGCACGTGGTCGCCAACTACGGCGACGACGGCGGCGTGGCCATGGGGATGTACAACTTCAACAAGTCCATCGAGGACTTCGCCCGGGCCTCGTTCTCGTACGGCCTGCAGCGTGGCTACCCGGTCTACATGTCGACGAAGAACACCATCCTCAAGGCCTACGACGGCGCCTTCAAGGACATCTTCGCCGACGTCTTCGAGCGGGAGTTCAAGGCCGACTTCGAGCAGGCCGGGCTCACCTACGAGCACCGGCTCATCGACGACATGGTCGCGGCCGCCATGAAGTGGGAGGGCGGCTACGTCTGGGCCTGCAAGAACTACGACGGCGACGTCCAGTCCGACACCGTCGCGCAGGGCTTCGGCTCGCTCGGCCTCATGACGTCCGTGCTCATGACGCCCGACGGCAAGACCGTCGAGGCCGAGGCCGCGCACGGCACCGTCACCCGGCACTACCGCCAGCACCAGGCCGGCAAGCCGACCTCCACCAACCCGATCGCCTCGATCTTCGCGTGGACCGGCGGCCTCAAGCACCGCGGCAAGCTCGACAACACCCCCGAGGTCACCGGCTTCGCCGAGACCCTCGAGGACGTCATCGTCAAGACCGTCGAGTCCGGCGTCATGACGAAGGACCTCGCGCTGCTGGTCGGCCCGGAGCAGGAGTGGAAGACCACCGAGGACTTCCTCGGCGCGCTCGACGAGAACCTCGCCAAGCGCCTCGTCTGA
- a CDS encoding malate dehydrogenase, translating to MSQPVNVTVTGAAGQIGYALLFRVASGQLLGADTPVRLKLLEIPPAVKAAEGTAMELDDCAFPLLSGIDIYDDPRQAFDGVNVALLVGARPRTKGMERGDLLEANGGIFKPQGEAINAGAADDVRVLVVGNPANTNALIAQSHAPDVPADRFTAMTRLDHNRALSQLSAKLGVGVADIAKLTIWGNHSATQYPDIFHAEVAGKPASELVDEAWLTGDFIPTVAKRGAAIIEARGASSAASAANAAIDHVHDWVNGTPEGDWTSAAIVSDGSYGVPEGLISSFPVVSRGGAWEIVQGLEVSDFSRERIDASVRELTEERDAVAALGLV from the coding sequence ATGTCCCAGCCCGTCAACGTCACCGTCACCGGCGCGGCCGGTCAGATCGGCTACGCCCTGCTGTTCCGGGTGGCGTCCGGGCAGTTGCTGGGCGCCGACACCCCGGTGCGGCTGAAGCTGCTGGAGATCCCGCCGGCGGTGAAGGCGGCCGAGGGCACCGCCATGGAGCTGGACGACTGCGCGTTCCCGCTGCTGTCCGGCATCGACATCTACGACGACCCGCGCCAGGCGTTCGACGGCGTCAACGTCGCCCTGCTGGTGGGGGCGCGGCCGCGGACGAAGGGCATGGAGCGCGGCGACCTCCTCGAGGCCAACGGCGGCATCTTCAAGCCGCAGGGCGAGGCGATCAACGCCGGCGCCGCCGACGACGTCCGGGTGCTGGTGGTCGGCAACCCGGCCAACACCAACGCGCTGATCGCGCAGTCGCACGCGCCGGACGTCCCGGCCGACCGCTTCACCGCGATGACCCGCCTCGACCACAACCGCGCGCTGTCGCAGCTGTCGGCGAAGCTGGGCGTCGGCGTCGCCGACATCGCGAAGCTGACCATCTGGGGCAACCACTCGGCCACCCAGTACCCCGACATCTTCCACGCCGAGGTCGCCGGGAAGCCGGCGTCGGAGCTGGTCGACGAGGCGTGGCTGACCGGGGACTTCATCCCGACGGTGGCCAAGCGCGGCGCCGCGATCATCGAGGCGCGCGGCGCGTCGTCGGCGGCGTCGGCGGCCAACGCGGCCATCGACCATGTCCACGACTGGGTCAACGGCACCCCCGAGGGCGACTGGACGTCGGCGGCCATCGTCTCCGACGGCTCGTACGGCGTGCCCGAGGGCCTGATCTCGTCGTTCCCGGTGGTCTCGCGCGGCGGCGCCTGGGAGATCGTCCAGGGGCTGGAGGTCAGCGACTTCTCCCGCGAGCGCATCGACGCCTCGGTGCGGGAGCTGACGGAGGAGCGCGACGCGGTGGCGGCGCTGGGCCTCGTCTGA
- a CDS encoding DUF3017 domain-containing protein, with the protein MNTRSGTHRAAASSRWAQAAERRLMPASWLRAVFRQWPLLLVLTVVAIGTFIVVDNHFRRGTFIIAGGVCLAAVLRAVLPSGVAGLLKVRSRAIDLLTLGFLGAGTLIASLIVPPPS; encoded by the coding sequence GTGAACACGCGCTCCGGTACGCATCGCGCGGCGGCCAGCAGCCGTTGGGCCCAGGCCGCCGAGCGGCGGCTCATGCCCGCGAGCTGGCTGCGCGCGGTGTTCCGGCAGTGGCCGCTGCTGCTGGTGCTGACGGTCGTCGCCATCGGCACGTTCATCGTGGTCGACAACCACTTCCGCCGCGGCACGTTCATCATCGCCGGCGGCGTGTGCCTGGCGGCCGTCCTGCGGGCCGTGCTGCCCAGCGGCGTCGCCGGCCTGCTCAAGGTGCGCTCGCGCGCCATCGACCTGCTGACGCTGGGGTTCCTGGGGGCGGGGACCCTGATCGCGTCGCTCATCGTCCCGCCCCCGTCCTGA
- a CDS encoding citrate/2-methylcitrate synthase gives MAEKSPRGLADVVAASTSISDIDGREGRLWYRGYDIHDIAGRITFEECVHLLQRGTLPTQAELDGLTAELADGRRYGSVSATLLPYVVGSGTPMEALRTLVSSLAIDDPDAEDASIEADRRKATRLVAQLPVLVASYEAQRSGREVPDADPELGIAGNFLLQITGERPAPRAAEIFDECLVLHADHTMNASTFTARVIAATLSDMHSAITGAMGALRGPLHGGANEAVMKTLTSIDGDEDAVDRFVRDELGAGRKIMGFGHRVYKTEDPRATHLRKMSEELADLTGNRRYYEFSRRMEQTVLDEKGLFPNVDFFAASVYHALGIPTDLFTPVFAISRMSGWTAHVIEQHEDNRLIRPDSDYTGPHDQQWVEISKR, from the coding sequence ATGGCCGAGAAGTCTCCGCGCGGCCTCGCCGACGTCGTGGCCGCGTCCACGTCGATCTCCGACATCGACGGGCGAGAGGGTCGGCTCTGGTACCGGGGCTACGACATCCACGACATCGCCGGGCGCATCACCTTCGAGGAGTGCGTCCACCTGCTGCAGCGGGGCACGCTACCCACGCAGGCCGAGCTCGACGGGCTGACGGCCGAGCTGGCCGACGGCCGCCGGTACGGCTCGGTGTCGGCCACGCTGCTCCCGTACGTCGTCGGCAGCGGCACGCCGATGGAGGCGCTGCGCACGCTGGTGTCGTCGCTGGCCATCGACGACCCCGACGCCGAGGACGCGTCCATCGAGGCCGACCGCCGCAAGGCGACCCGGCTGGTCGCGCAGCTGCCGGTGCTGGTGGCGTCGTACGAGGCGCAGCGGTCCGGGCGCGAGGTGCCCGACGCCGACCCCGAGCTGGGCATCGCCGGCAACTTCCTGCTGCAGATCACCGGTGAGCGGCCGGCGCCGCGGGCCGCGGAGATCTTCGACGAGTGCCTGGTGCTGCACGCCGACCACACGATGAACGCGTCGACGTTCACCGCGCGGGTCATCGCCGCCACGCTCTCCGACATGCACTCGGCCATCACCGGCGCCATGGGCGCGCTGCGCGGCCCGCTGCACGGCGGCGCCAATGAGGCGGTCATGAAGACGCTGACGTCCATCGACGGCGACGAGGACGCCGTCGACCGGTTCGTGCGCGACGAGCTGGGCGCCGGCCGCAAGATCATGGGGTTCGGCCACCGGGTCTACAAGACCGAGGACCCGCGCGCCACGCACCTGCGCAAGATGAGCGAGGAGCTGGCCGACCTCACCGGCAACCGCCGCTACTACGAGTTCTCCCGCCGCATGGAGCAGACGGTGCTCGACGAGAAGGGCCTGTTCCCGAACGTCGACTTCTTCGCCGCCAGCGTCTACCACGCGCTGGGCATCCCGACCGACCTGTTCACGCCGGTCTTCGCGATCTCGCGGATGAGCGGCTGGACGGCGCACGTCATCGAGCAGCACGAGGACAATCGCCTCATCCGGCCCGACAGCGACTACACCGGGCCGCACGACCAGCAGTGGGTGGAGATCTCGAAGCGGTGA
- a CDS encoding bifunctional methylenetetrahydrofolate dehydrogenase/methenyltetrahydrofolate cyclohydrolase: MSAKILDGKNTAATIRSELTARVKALGERGIVPGLGTVLVGDDPGSHAYVAGKHRDCAEVGIESMQVELPATATQAEVEAAVAQLNDDPACHGFIVQLPLPKGLDEERVLSAIDPAKDADGLHPQNLGKLVLMQPAPLPCTPRGCLELLRRYDVPIDGAELVVVGRGVTAGRPMGLLFTRRTENATVTVCHTGTRDLAATVRRADIVIAAAGVPGLLTADMVKPGAAVLDVGITRVVGPDGKGRYTGDVAPEVREVAGYLAPMPGGIGPMTRAMLLANVVEAAEAAVPA; this comes from the coding sequence GTGAGCGCGAAGATTCTCGACGGCAAGAACACGGCGGCCACCATCCGTTCCGAGCTCACCGCCCGGGTCAAGGCCCTGGGCGAGCGGGGCATCGTCCCGGGGCTGGGCACGGTCCTGGTCGGCGACGACCCCGGCAGCCATGCGTACGTCGCCGGCAAGCATCGCGACTGCGCCGAGGTCGGCATCGAGTCCATGCAGGTCGAGCTGCCCGCCACGGCCACCCAGGCCGAGGTCGAGGCGGCCGTCGCCCAGCTCAACGACGACCCCGCCTGTCACGGCTTCATCGTGCAGCTGCCGCTGCCGAAGGGCCTGGACGAGGAGCGGGTGCTGTCGGCCATCGACCCCGCCAAGGACGCCGACGGGCTGCACCCGCAGAACCTCGGCAAGCTGGTGCTCATGCAGCCGGCGCCGCTGCCCTGCACCCCGCGCGGCTGCCTCGAGTTGCTGCGCCGCTACGACGTCCCCATCGACGGCGCCGAGCTGGTGGTCGTCGGGCGCGGCGTCACCGCGGGCCGGCCCATGGGGCTGCTCTTCACCAGGCGTACCGAGAACGCCACCGTCACCGTCTGCCACACCGGCACCCGCGACCTCGCCGCCACCGTGCGGCGCGCCGACATCGTCATCGCCGCGGCCGGTGTGCCGGGGCTGCTCACCGCCGACATGGTCAAGCCGGGGGCGGCCGTCCTCGACGTCGGCATCACCCGCGTCGTCGGTCCTGACGGCAAGGGCCGCTACACCGGCGACGTCGCGCCCGAGGTGCGCGAGGTGGCCGGCTATCTCGCGCCGATGCCCGGCGGCATCGGCCCCATGACTCGTGCAATGCTGTTGGCCAACGTCGTGGAGGCGGCCGAGGCCGCCGTCCCCGCGTAG
- a CDS encoding DUF5302 domain-containing protein — protein MAAKKSGGNDDLKAKMREALERKKSADHEHPDDQASGTGPSHEDAAKTQRMFRRKSG, from the coding sequence ATGGCAGCCAAGAAGTCCGGCGGTAACGACGATCTCAAGGCCAAGATGCGCGAGGCCTTGGAGCGCAAGAAGTCCGCCGATCACGAGCACCCGGACGACCAAGCGTCCGGCACCGGCCCGTCCCACGAGGACGCGGCGAAGACCCAGCGGATGTTCCGCCGCAAGAGCGGCTGA
- a CDS encoding SH3 domain-containing protein produces the protein MAPDDPIVAAAGHEIPERAAIRIEPGETVEVGERDTTWPAFVFVTTTSGSGWVPERHLNDERPRAVVVHGYDTQELPVSAGERLTVTADDPESGWSWCVNAAGRAGWVPHSALRPSAAG, from the coding sequence ATGGCGCCGGACGATCCGATCGTCGCGGCCGCCGGCCACGAGATCCCGGAGCGCGCGGCGATCCGGATCGAGCCCGGCGAGACGGTCGAGGTGGGCGAGCGCGATACCACCTGGCCGGCGTTCGTGTTCGTCACGACGACGTCCGGGTCCGGCTGGGTGCCCGAGCGGCACCTGAACGACGAGCGGCCGCGCGCCGTCGTCGTGCACGGCTACGACACCCAGGAGCTGCCGGTGAGCGCGGGCGAGCGGCTGACCGTGACGGCCGACGACCCCGAGTCGGGCTGGAGCTGGTGCGTCAACGCCGCAGGCCGGGCCGGGTGGGTGCCGCATTCGGCGCTGCGGCCGTCCGCCGCGGGCTGA
- the purH gene encoding bifunctional phosphoribosylaminoimidazolecarboxamide formyltransferase/IMP cyclohydrolase gives MSEARTPIRRALISVYDKTGLEELATGLHAAGVAIVSTGSTAARIAAAGVPVTAVEELTGFPECLDGRVKTLHPNVHAGLLADVRLESHRTQLDELGIEPFQLLVSNLYPFAQTVASGAGPDEVIEQIDIGGPSMVRGAAKNHANVAVVVDPARYGEVLAAVEAGGFTLAERQRLALQAFTHTATYDVHVASWLGSVVAPPADGTVFPEWIGGTWEREAVLRYGENPHQAAALYRSGFGAPGLAGAEQLHGKEMSYNNYVDADAAWRSAHDFAEPAVAIIKHANPCGIAVGADIADAHRKANATDPVSAYGGVIAANRPVTAEAAELIATIFTEVVVAPDFEPGALDLLTQKKNVRLLRVAAAPAAPVETRAISGGLLMQQADRVDAPGDDPATWTLAAGSPVDEATLADLAFAWRAVRSVKSNAILLASGGAAVGVGMGQVNRVDSARLAVTRAGDRAAGSVGASDAFFPFADGLQVLTEAGVRAIVQPGGSVRDEEVVAAARAAGVTMYFTGTRHFFH, from the coding sequence GTGAGCGAGGCACGTACGCCGATCCGGCGCGCGCTGATCAGCGTCTACGACAAGACGGGGCTGGAGGAGCTGGCCACCGGCCTGCACGCGGCCGGCGTCGCGATCGTCTCCACGGGATCGACGGCGGCCCGCATCGCCGCCGCGGGCGTGCCGGTGACCGCCGTCGAGGAGCTGACCGGGTTCCCCGAGTGCCTCGACGGCCGGGTCAAGACGCTGCACCCCAACGTGCACGCCGGCCTGCTCGCCGACGTCCGCCTGGAGAGCCACCGCACGCAGCTCGACGAGCTCGGCATCGAGCCGTTCCAGCTGCTGGTCAGCAACCTGTACCCGTTCGCGCAGACGGTCGCGTCGGGCGCCGGCCCGGACGAGGTGATCGAGCAGATCGACATCGGCGGCCCGTCGATGGTCCGCGGCGCGGCCAAGAACCACGCGAACGTCGCCGTCGTCGTCGACCCCGCCCGCTACGGCGAGGTGCTGGCCGCCGTCGAGGCCGGCGGGTTCACGCTGGCCGAGCGGCAGCGGCTGGCGCTGCAGGCGTTCACCCACACCGCCACCTACGACGTGCACGTGGCGTCCTGGCTGGGCAGCGTCGTCGCGCCGCCCGCCGACGGCACCGTGTTCCCGGAGTGGATCGGCGGGACGTGGGAGCGCGAGGCCGTGCTGCGCTACGGCGAGAACCCGCACCAGGCCGCGGCGCTGTACCGCAGCGGCTTCGGGGCGCCCGGGCTGGCCGGTGCGGAGCAGCTGCACGGCAAGGAGATGTCGTACAACAACTACGTCGACGCCGACGCCGCCTGGCGGTCCGCGCACGACTTCGCCGAGCCGGCCGTCGCGATCATCAAGCACGCCAACCCGTGCGGCATCGCCGTCGGCGCCGACATCGCCGACGCGCACCGCAAGGCCAACGCGACCGACCCGGTGTCGGCGTACGGCGGTGTCATCGCGGCGAACCGGCCGGTGACGGCCGAGGCCGCGGAGCTGATCGCGACCATCTTCACCGAGGTCGTCGTCGCGCCCGACTTCGAGCCCGGTGCGCTGGACCTGCTGACGCAGAAGAAGAACGTGCGGCTGCTGCGGGTCGCGGCGGCGCCTGCCGCGCCGGTCGAGACCCGGGCGATCTCCGGCGGCCTGCTCATGCAGCAGGCCGACCGCGTCGACGCACCCGGCGACGACCCCGCGACGTGGACGCTGGCCGCGGGTTCGCCGGTCGACGAAGCGACGCTGGCGGACCTCGCGTTCGCCTGGCGGGCGGTGCGCTCGGTCAAGAGCAACGCGATCCTGCTGGCCAGCGGTGGCGCCGCCGTCGGCGTCGGCATGGGCCAGGTCAACCGCGTCGACTCCGCCCGGCTCGCGGTGACCCGCGCCGGCGACCGCGCCGCCGGCTCCGTCGGCGCCTCCGACGCGTTCTTCCCCTTCGCCGACGGCCTGCAGGTGCTCACCGAGGCCGGCGTCCGCGCCATCGTCCAGCCGGGCGGCTCGGTGCGTGACGAGGAGGTCGTGGCGGCCGCCCGTGCGGCCGGCGTGACCATGTACTTCACCGGCACCCGGCACTTCTTCCACTGA